Proteins encoded together in one Shewanella oneidensis MR-1 window:
- the ttcA gene encoding tRNA 2-thiocytidine(32) synthetase TtcA, translating to MLQAMSEVTASQMPEELSKKQTTRLNKLQKRLRREVGSAIADYNMIEDGDRVMCCLSGGKDSYAMLDILLNLQQRAPVQFEIIAVNLDQKQPGFPEDVLPAYLDSLNVPYHILEKDTYSIVKEKIPEGKTTCSLCSRLRRGTLYGFAQRIGATKIALGHHRDDIIETLFLNMFFGGKMKAMPPKLLSDDGANVVIRPLAYCREKDLEEYAELKKFPIIPCNLCGSQENLKRQAVKDMLNQWNRQFPGRIETIFTAMQNTAPSQGVDREQFDFVSLKRDPDAPMKGDVAEANLPAFDFLDIANSGHIDLDAAKRIDIVNVYEV from the coding sequence ATGTTGCAAGCTATGTCTGAAGTTACGGCGAGTCAAATGCCTGAAGAATTATCAAAAAAACAAACTACCCGTCTGAATAAATTACAAAAGCGTCTACGCCGTGAAGTAGGTAGTGCCATCGCCGACTACAACATGATTGAAGATGGCGATCGTGTTATGTGCTGTTTGAGTGGCGGTAAAGACAGCTATGCCATGCTCGATATTCTGCTTAATCTGCAGCAACGCGCACCTGTGCAGTTCGAAATCATCGCTGTTAACTTAGATCAAAAGCAGCCCGGTTTCCCAGAAGATGTTCTACCAGCCTATTTAGACAGCCTAAATGTTCCCTATCACATCCTCGAGAAAGACACCTACTCGATCGTGAAGGAGAAAATTCCGGAAGGCAAAACCACCTGCTCTCTATGCTCTCGTCTACGCCGCGGCACCCTCTATGGCTTTGCGCAGCGCATTGGCGCGACTAAAATCGCCCTTGGTCATCACAGAGACGATATTATTGAGACGCTTTTTCTTAATATGTTTTTCGGCGGCAAGATGAAAGCCATGCCACCTAAGCTACTCTCTGACGACGGCGCTAACGTGGTGATCCGCCCACTCGCCTACTGCCGCGAAAAAGATTTGGAAGAGTATGCAGAGCTTAAAAAATTCCCCATTATTCCCTGTAACCTCTGTGGCTCTCAGGAAAACCTTAAGCGCCAAGCGGTGAAAGACATGCTCAATCAATGGAACAGACAATTTCCTGGACGTATTGAAACCATCTTCACCGCCATGCAAAACACTGCGCCATCGCAGGGTGTTGACCGTGAGCAGTTTGATTTTGTATCGTTAAAACGCGATCCTGACGCCCCCATGAAAGGCGATGTTGCTGAAGCCAATCTTCCCGCGTTCGATTTTCTCGATATTGCCAACAGCGGTCATATCGATTTAGATGCCGCAAAACGGATTGATATTGTTAACGTTTATGAAGTGTAA
- the uspE gene encoding universal stress protein UspE — translation MKDYQKILVVVDPTTENQVALARAVTLASKSNAHVTVFLSIFDFSYEMTSILSSQEREAMRQGVIDQRVAWIQDLLAPYNHLGLNIDTQVIWHNRPFESIINHAIAGQYDLIVKGTHAHDKLKAVIFTPTDWHLMRKAPVPVLMVKDHDWPETGKILCAVNVATEDTDHQMLNGKIIEHAKDLAGKFAAEVHLVNGFPGTPVNLAIELPDFDAQTYNDTIRLQHEQRVQYLADAYGIDKQNCHVKEGLPEDVIPELAEQLDAELVILGTVGRTGFSAALIGNTAEHVIDSINCDLLAIKPDGYKSPLEEA, via the coding sequence ATGAAGGATTATCAAAAAATACTGGTAGTTGTCGATCCCACGACAGAAAATCAGGTTGCTCTCGCCCGAGCTGTTACCTTGGCCAGTAAAAGTAACGCCCATGTGACTGTGTTTCTCTCAATATTTGACTTCTCCTATGAAATGACTTCAATTTTATCGAGCCAAGAGCGCGAAGCGATGCGCCAAGGTGTGATTGATCAGCGTGTGGCGTGGATCCAAGATCTACTCGCCCCCTACAATCACCTAGGACTCAACATTGATACTCAAGTCATTTGGCATAATCGTCCGTTTGAAAGCATTATTAACCATGCGATTGCAGGTCAATATGATCTTATCGTTAAAGGTACCCATGCCCACGACAAGTTAAAAGCGGTGATTTTTACGCCAACCGATTGGCATTTAATGCGTAAAGCACCTGTTCCTGTGTTAATGGTCAAAGATCATGATTGGCCTGAAACCGGTAAAATCCTCTGCGCAGTAAACGTGGCGACCGAAGATACCGATCATCAAATGCTTAACGGCAAAATTATTGAGCATGCTAAGGATTTAGCTGGAAAATTTGCTGCCGAAGTGCATTTAGTCAATGGTTTTCCTGGTACGCCAGTGAATCTTGCCATTGAACTACCCGATTTTGATGCACAGACCTATAACGACACCATTCGCTTACAGCATGAACAACGCGTGCAGTATCTGGCTGATGCCTATGGAATTGATAAGCAGAATTGCCATGTCAAAGAAGGATTGCCAGAAGATGTGATCCCCGAGCTTGCCGAGCAGCTCGATGCTGAATTAGTGATTTTAGGCACCGTGGGTCGTACGGGTTTTTCAGCAGCACTCATAGGTAACACTGCAGAGCATGTTATCGATAGCATCAACTGTGATTTATTAGCCATCAAACCCGACGGTTATAAATCACCGCTTGAAGAGGCATAA
- the etrA gene encoding electron transport transcriptional regulator EtrA: MTIEQNKNRRSAASGCAIHCHDCSMGTLCIPFTLNANELDQLDDIIERKKPIQKGEQIFKSGDPLKSLFAIRSGTIKSYTITEQGDEQITGFHLAGDVIGFDGIHAQSHQSFAQALETSMVCEIPFNILDELSGTMPKLRQQIMRLMSNEIMSDQEMILLLSKKNAEERLAAFISNLANRFGNRGFSAKEFRLTMTRGDIGNYLGLTVETISRLLGRFQKSGLIEVKGKYIIIVDHHELNLLAGNARIAR, from the coding sequence ATGACAATAGAGCAGAATAAAAACCGTCGTTCCGCCGCTAGTGGGTGTGCAATTCATTGTCACGATTGCAGTATGGGAACCCTTTGTATCCCGTTCACCCTCAATGCTAATGAACTCGATCAGCTCGACGACATTATTGAGCGTAAGAAGCCCATTCAAAAAGGCGAACAGATTTTTAAATCGGGTGACCCTTTAAAATCACTCTTTGCGATCCGCTCAGGCACCATAAAAAGTTACACCATCACCGAACAAGGTGATGAACAGATCACAGGCTTTCATTTAGCAGGTGATGTTATTGGTTTTGATGGTATTCATGCCCAATCGCATCAAAGTTTTGCACAAGCCTTAGAAACCTCCATGGTATGTGAAATCCCCTTTAACATCCTCGACGAACTTTCAGGCACAATGCCTAAATTACGTCAGCAAATCATGCGCTTAATGAGCAATGAAATCATGAGCGATCAAGAAATGATTTTGCTACTGAGTAAGAAAAACGCAGAAGAACGTCTCGCCGCCTTTATCAGTAACCTTGCTAACCGCTTCGGTAATCGTGGTTTTTCTGCTAAAGAATTTCGCTTAACCATGACACGTGGTGATATTGGTAATTACTTAGGCCTTACCGTTGAAACCATTAGCCGCTTACTCGGTCGCTTTCAAAAGTCGGGATTAATTGAAGTGAAAGGCAAATACATCATCATCGTTGACCATCATGAACTTAATCTCTTGGCGGGTAATGCTAGGATCGCCAGATAA
- a CDS encoding sulfite exporter TauE/SafE family protein: MIDTVIEYNVTGAFLVGLMGAAHCFGMCGGLVGAFSSQLPNPKQGNHLAHQLTYLFSYNLGRILSYTLAGALVGGSSAMLGHLFELDSYLLVLRIFAGIMMIATGLYIAKIWVGIVQIERLGQVLWRYLKPIAQRLVPITTPMQAITAGLIWGWLPCGLVYSTLTWSVAAGSASQGALIMLAFGLGTLPALLSAGVAAKRLANWVQQKTVRLLSGLLLIVFGGQTLYIALSQLN, translated from the coding sequence GTGATTGACACTGTAATTGAATACAATGTAACGGGTGCCTTTCTTGTTGGTTTAATGGGGGCTGCCCACTGCTTTGGCATGTGCGGTGGTCTCGTCGGAGCCTTTTCTTCTCAGCTCCCCAATCCCAAACAGGGAAATCACTTAGCCCATCAACTCACCTATTTATTCAGTTATAACCTTGGCCGTATCTTGAGTTATACCCTCGCTGGCGCTTTAGTCGGCGGCTCTTCTGCGATGCTCGGCCACTTATTTGAACTCGACAGCTATCTGTTAGTCTTGCGGATCTTCGCAGGCATCATGATGATCGCGACAGGTTTATACATTGCTAAAATTTGGGTCGGAATAGTACAAATTGAACGCCTCGGCCAAGTGTTGTGGCGTTATTTAAAACCCATAGCCCAGCGTCTTGTGCCGATCACCACGCCAATGCAAGCCATCACCGCTGGATTGATATGGGGATGGCTGCCCTGTGGACTGGTATATAGCACCTTAACTTGGTCTGTGGCGGCAGGTTCTGCCAGCCAAGGCGCCTTGATTATGCTCGCCTTTGGTTTAGGGACTCTCCCGGCGCTACTTAGTGCTGGCGTGGCAGCAAAGCGTTTAGCCAATTGGGTACAACAAAAAACCGTTAGATTATTGAGTGGCTTACTATTAATCGTCTTTGGTGGCCAAACTTTATATATCGCCCTGTCGCAGCTAAACTAG
- the ccoS gene encoding cbb3-type cytochrome oxidase assembly protein CcoS yields the protein MSIIYVLIPIAMIFVLIAVAVFFWAVKSEQFDDLDRQSVSILFDEDSGKPNPANIKQQEAQDKGMPQ from the coding sequence ATGAGCATCATTTATGTACTTATCCCTATCGCGATGATCTTTGTGTTGATCGCCGTAGCCGTGTTCTTTTGGGCGGTAAAATCGGAGCAATTCGATGATTTAGACCGCCAAAGCGTCTCCATCCTCTTCGATGAAGATTCTGGCAAGCCAAATCCTGCAAACATTAAGCAACAGGAAGCTCAAGACAAAGGCATGCCGCAGTGA
- a CDS encoding heavy metal translocating P-type ATPase, giving the protein MTHPSCFHCNEPVLTGTQFVTQINDRDELMCCPGCQAVSQAIVDAGLLSYYKFRTEPGNKQTALVPEALNQFSAYDLPEVQQDFVHSEDNSDSVSLSIDGITCAACAWLIEHKVKQLSGVRQVMVNSTTQRAMISWDKQQVKLSDILGQISRIGYQAAPYQVDEQELTTKQNSRKFLLRLGLAGFATMQVMMFALALYTGYFTDLDVQYRDYFRWVSMIFATPVVLYSAQPFYFSAIRTLLSGKLNMDVSVSIAIGGAFTASCFATVNGTGEVYFESVSMFTFFLLLGRYFEQKARQKASVSSSNLHKLVPLTAHLVNEQGQEEIPAKKLRLGDIILVKPGEMVAADGCVVEGHSSINEAMLTGEQMPIDKPVDSQVFAGTINLEQPIKVKVTALGQDQLVAEIIRLQELASNTKPAVAMLADKLSRYFSGTILTIATITYFVWLQISPEDAFWVTLSVLVATCPCALALATPTAVTCATAIFTRLGIITRKAGVFEKLPQIKHVIFDKTGTLTCGTLSVSEVKCHSHLAIEEVLAIAAALETGSLHPIATAFAAYLTPDVVANQVHHEVGFGVKGLINGTEYRIGNAQFTGALVNPEFINQQIWLAWGNDDSLEVLATIEIKDNIRVDSKETVGILKQQGCRVSIASGDSSGHVHQLAKALGITDVHSGLTPADKLALVKKLQQSNPVVMFGDGINDAPVLAGADLSVAMGSGSAIAKNSADLILLGDHLSRFTQAVRVAKLTTQIIRQNLAWALGYNALILPLAVTGHVAPYIAAIGMSASSLIVVGNSLRLLRIKI; this is encoded by the coding sequence ATGACACATCCAAGTTGTTTTCATTGTAATGAGCCTGTGCTCACTGGAACTCAGTTTGTCACACAGATTAATGATCGCGATGAGCTTATGTGTTGCCCAGGTTGCCAAGCGGTATCACAAGCCATTGTAGATGCGGGCCTATTAAGTTATTACAAGTTCCGTACTGAGCCAGGAAATAAACAGACGGCACTCGTACCCGAGGCGTTAAATCAATTTAGCGCCTACGATTTGCCCGAAGTGCAGCAAGATTTTGTTCACTCAGAGGATAATAGCGATTCGGTATCCCTCTCCATCGATGGTATTACCTGTGCGGCCTGTGCTTGGTTAATCGAGCATAAAGTGAAACAACTTAGTGGCGTGCGCCAAGTGATGGTCAACTCCACCACCCAAAGGGCGATGATTAGCTGGGACAAACAGCAAGTCAAACTCAGTGATATTCTTGGGCAAATTAGCCGTATTGGTTATCAAGCTGCGCCCTACCAAGTGGATGAGCAAGAACTGACCACCAAGCAAAATAGCCGCAAGTTTTTATTGCGCCTAGGTTTGGCGGGTTTTGCCACCATGCAAGTCATGATGTTTGCTCTTGCCCTTTATACTGGGTATTTTACTGATTTAGATGTGCAATATCGGGATTACTTCCGCTGGGTTAGCATGATTTTTGCCACGCCAGTGGTACTTTACTCGGCGCAGCCCTTCTATTTTAGCGCCATTCGCACCCTGCTCAGTGGCAAACTGAATATGGATGTTTCCGTCTCCATCGCCATTGGCGGCGCTTTTACTGCGAGCTGTTTTGCCACGGTCAATGGTACTGGCGAAGTGTATTTTGAATCTGTTTCTATGTTCACCTTCTTCCTGCTGCTTGGTCGTTATTTCGAGCAGAAGGCACGACAAAAGGCCTCGGTAAGCTCCAGTAACTTACATAAATTAGTGCCGCTGACAGCACATCTTGTAAACGAGCAAGGGCAAGAAGAAATCCCCGCTAAAAAACTGCGCCTTGGTGACATTATCCTCGTAAAACCCGGCGAAATGGTCGCCGCTGATGGCTGCGTCGTTGAAGGCCATAGTAGTATCAATGAAGCCATGCTCACTGGTGAGCAAATGCCGATTGATAAACCCGTTGATAGCCAAGTATTTGCAGGCACAATCAACCTTGAACAACCCATCAAGGTAAAAGTGACCGCCCTTGGGCAAGATCAGCTCGTTGCCGAGATCATTCGCCTGCAGGAATTAGCATCTAACACTAAACCTGCGGTGGCTATGTTGGCCGACAAATTGTCGCGCTATTTTTCTGGCACCATTCTAACAATCGCAACAATCACCTATTTTGTTTGGCTGCAAATATCCCCCGAAGATGCATTTTGGGTCACCTTATCAGTATTAGTGGCAACCTGCCCCTGTGCCCTTGCGCTGGCAACACCGACAGCTGTGACCTGCGCAACGGCAATTTTTACTCGCCTTGGGATCATTACCCGTAAAGCAGGTGTCTTTGAAAAACTTCCGCAAATCAAACATGTAATATTTGATAAAACGGGTACCCTCACCTGTGGTACCTTATCGGTTTCAGAAGTAAAGTGTCATAGTCACCTTGCAATAGAAGAGGTTTTGGCCATTGCCGCAGCCTTGGAAACGGGCTCTCTCCATCCTATTGCTACTGCGTTTGCTGCCTATTTGACACCAGATGTTGTCGCTAATCAGGTTCACCATGAAGTCGGTTTTGGAGTAAAAGGCCTCATCAATGGCACTGAATACCGAATTGGCAATGCTCAGTTTACTGGCGCGCTAGTCAATCCTGAGTTTATAAATCAACAAATTTGGCTGGCATGGGGTAATGATGACTCGCTTGAGGTTCTTGCCACCATTGAGATCAAAGACAATATTCGTGTTGATAGCAAAGAAACGGTCGGCATCTTAAAACAGCAAGGTTGTCGAGTCAGTATCGCCAGCGGTGATAGCTCAGGGCATGTGCATCAGTTAGCAAAAGCGCTTGGAATTACCGATGTACATAGTGGACTAACGCCTGCGGATAAGCTCGCCCTAGTGAAAAAGTTGCAGCAATCCAATCCGGTGGTGATGTTCGGTGATGGTATAAACGATGCCCCCGTCCTCGCAGGCGCCGATTTATCCGTGGCCATGGGCAGCGGCAGTGCAATAGCCAAGAATAGTGCCGATTTAATTTTGCTGGGCGATCACTTATCCCGCTTCACCCAAGCCGTGAGGGTTGCTAAACTGACCACACAGATTATTCGTCAAAATCTCGCTTGGGCATTAGGGTATAACGCACTCATTTTACCTTTGGCAGTGACAGGTCATGTTGCACCTTATATTGCCGCAATTGGCATGTCGGCAAGCTCACTTATCGTTGTGGGTAACAGCTTGAGATTATTACGAATTAAAATATAA
- a CDS encoding FixH family protein, whose amino-acid sequence MNEQQPWYKQFWPWFLIILPLCAVIASFATLKIALSNSDSLVAEDYYKDGKAINMDLSKVKYAKQLGMQWQLEQNHNELLFTQHGGPTYQAALKVEFYHPTLAEKDLKTTITADANHVYRITLPDVLTGPWEVRLEGFDGKWRIHQRVELKDNIQLWLN is encoded by the coding sequence ATGAACGAACAACAACCCTGGTATAAGCAGTTTTGGCCTTGGTTTTTAATTATTCTTCCTTTGTGTGCCGTCATCGCAAGTTTTGCTACGCTAAAAATTGCTCTCTCAAATTCTGACTCTCTGGTTGCCGAGGATTATTACAAAGATGGCAAAGCCATTAATATGGACTTGAGCAAAGTGAAATATGCCAAACAGCTTGGCATGCAATGGCAACTCGAGCAGAATCACAATGAACTGCTATTTACTCAGCATGGTGGCCCAACTTATCAAGCCGCATTAAAAGTCGAATTCTATCATCCCACTCTTGCCGAAAAAGACCTTAAAACCACAATCACGGCTGATGCCAACCATGTATATCGCATTACTCTTCCCGATGTATTAACCGGTCCTTGGGAAGTACGCCTTGAAGGTTTTGATGGTAAATGGCGTATTCATCAACGCGTTGAATTAAAAGATAACATCCAATTGTGGTTGAACTGA
- the ccoP gene encoding cytochrome-c oxidase, cbb3-type subunit III encodes MSSFWSIWISVLSLIVIAGCFLLLRVCSKNTTDVKEGESMGHSFDGIEELNNPLPKWWSYMFYITIVFGLVYLALFPGLGNYKGLLNWTSSNQSIGTGQGIKADSAAAVELAAKEGQYVQYDQEVKHANEKYGPIFAAYLATPLEELVKNQEALKVGGRLFLQNCAQCHGSDARGSKGFPNLTDSDWLYGGDLATIKTTIMGGRHGMMPPKGGLPIDDSEIAGLAEYVVKLSGREHDEKLAAQGQGSFMKGCFACHGMDAKGNKLMGAPNLTDDVWVYGGSRGVIEETIKHGRTGVMPAWKDVLGEEKVHVIAAYVYSLSNK; translated from the coding sequence ATGAGTAGCTTCTGGAGTATTTGGATTAGCGTACTCTCGTTAATTGTGATCGCAGGATGCTTTCTGTTGCTGCGTGTGTGTTCAAAGAACACCACGGATGTCAAAGAAGGCGAATCTATGGGTCACAGTTTCGATGGTATTGAAGAACTCAATAACCCACTGCCAAAGTGGTGGAGTTATATGTTCTATATCACTATCGTGTTTGGCTTAGTTTACTTAGCCTTATTCCCAGGTTTAGGTAACTACAAGGGCCTATTGAACTGGACCAGCTCTAACCAAAGCATTGGTACTGGGCAAGGTATTAAAGCCGATTCTGCTGCTGCGGTTGAACTTGCAGCAAAAGAAGGTCAGTATGTTCAATATGATCAAGAAGTTAAACATGCTAACGAAAAATATGGCCCAATCTTCGCGGCTTACTTGGCGACACCACTCGAAGAGTTAGTGAAAAACCAAGAAGCGTTGAAAGTGGGCGGTCGTTTGTTCCTACAAAACTGCGCACAGTGCCATGGCTCTGACGCACGTGGTAGCAAGGGCTTCCCTAACCTCACCGACAGTGATTGGTTATATGGTGGCGATTTAGCAACCATCAAAACCACTATCATGGGTGGTCGTCATGGCATGATGCCACCAAAAGGTGGTCTGCCAATAGACGATAGCGAAATTGCTGGTTTAGCGGAGTATGTTGTTAAATTGTCTGGCCGTGAACACGATGAAAAACTCGCCGCTCAAGGTCAAGGTTCATTCATGAAAGGTTGTTTTGCATGTCACGGTATGGATGCAAAAGGCAACAAACTCATGGGCGCACCTAATTTAACTGACGATGTTTGGGTATATGGCGGTAGCCGCGGCGTGATCGAAGAAACCATCAAACATGGCCGTACTGGTGTGATGCCAGCATGGAAAGATGTTCTCGGTGAAGAGAAAGTTCACGTGATTGCAGCTTATGTTTATAGCTTGTCAAACAAGTAA
- a CDS encoding CcoQ/FixQ family Cbb3-type cytochrome c oxidase assembly chaperone: MDYGTLQGILTIIVMLTFVGIFAWAYSSRRQKSFDEAANLVFSDEEISKESKDSGENK, translated from the coding sequence ATGGATTACGGTACATTACAAGGTATTTTAACCATTATTGTGATGCTGACCTTCGTCGGTATATTTGCTTGGGCATATAGCTCGCGTCGTCAAAAATCCTTTGATGAAGCAGCGAACCTTGTGTTTTCTGATGAGGAAATCAGCAAGGAATCGAAGGACTCAGGAGAGAATAAGTGA
- the ccoO gene encoding cytochrome-c oxidase, cbb3-type subunit II, translating into MKFNHEIVEKNIGLLAIFTVIAISFGSLVEITPLIFQKDTTEPVEGLKPYTALQLEGRDIYVREGCYNCHSQMIRPLRAETERYGHYSVAGESVWDHPFQWGSKRTGPDLARVGGRYSDKWHEVHLIDPRAVVPQSNMPAFPWLAENKLDGKLTGDKMTILRNMHKGGYKGNDLYTDEEIAGAQKAVEGKTEMEALIAYLQSLGHALK; encoded by the coding sequence ATGAAATTTAATCATGAGATAGTTGAAAAAAACATCGGTTTGTTAGCGATCTTCACGGTTATCGCTATCAGCTTCGGTAGCTTGGTTGAAATCACTCCGCTGATTTTCCAAAAAGATACCACTGAGCCAGTTGAAGGTTTGAAACCTTATACAGCCCTGCAGCTTGAAGGTCGTGATATCTATGTTCGTGAAGGTTGTTACAACTGTCACAGTCAGATGATCCGTCCTCTGCGTGCAGAGACTGAACGTTACGGTCACTATTCCGTTGCTGGAGAATCTGTTTGGGATCACCCATTCCAATGGGGTTCTAAGCGTACAGGTCCTGATTTGGCGCGTGTTGGCGGTCGTTATAGCGATAAATGGCATGAAGTTCACTTAATCGATCCTCGTGCAGTAGTTCCTCAATCGAATATGCCAGCCTTCCCATGGCTTGCCGAAAACAAGTTAGACGGCAAGTTGACCGGCGATAAGATGACTATTCTACGTAACATGCATAAAGGCGGTTACAAGGGTAATGATCTTTACACTGATGAAGAAATCGCAGGCGCTCAAAAAGCCGTTGAAGGTAAAACTGAGATGGAAGCTTTGATCGCGTATCTTCAGTCTTTGGGTCACGCACTCAAATAA
- the ccoN gene encoding cytochrome-c oxidase, cbb3-type subunit I translates to MMNHSQPTGADYNYTIVRQFALTTVLWGIVGMSVGVLIAAQLIWPHLNFDTPWFTYSRLRPLHTNAVIFAFGTSALFATSYYVVQRTCQTRLFAPKLAAFTFWGWQAIILSAAITLPMGYTSGKEYAELEWPIDIAITIVWVSYAIVFFGTIIKRTTSHIYVANWFFGAFIITVAVLHIVNSMAVPVSLFKSYSMYSGAVDAMVQWWYGHNAVGFLLTAGFLGMMYYFVPKQAGRPVYSYRLSIVHFWALIALYIWAGPHHLHYTALPDWTQSLGMVMSLILFAPSWGGMINGIMTLSGAWHKLRTDPVLRFLVVSLSFYGMSTFEGPMMAIKTVNALSHYTDWTVGHVHSGALGWVAMVSIGSLYHLIPVLFGHGRMYSIKLVNVHFWLATIGTVLYIVSMWISGVMQGLMWRAVNADGTLTYSFVESLEASYPFYFVRFLGGCFFLTGMLIMAYNVIRTVKASKDSLPALAEAKAA, encoded by the coding sequence ATGATGAACCATTCCCAGCCAACAGGCGCTGATTACAATTACACCATTGTCCGCCAATTTGCCCTCACGACAGTGTTGTGGGGTATTGTTGGTATGTCAGTCGGTGTTTTAATTGCGGCTCAGTTAATCTGGCCACATCTGAACTTTGATACTCCTTGGTTTACGTATAGTCGCTTGCGACCATTACATACCAATGCGGTGATTTTCGCGTTCGGAACATCAGCCCTCTTTGCAACATCCTATTATGTCGTACAACGCACCTGTCAAACCCGACTTTTTGCACCTAAATTAGCTGCATTTACGTTTTGGGGATGGCAAGCCATCATTCTGTCAGCAGCCATTACTCTGCCAATGGGTTACACCAGTGGTAAAGAGTATGCTGAATTAGAATGGCCTATCGATATTGCTATCACTATTGTATGGGTATCCTATGCCATAGTGTTCTTCGGCACTATTATCAAACGAACCACCTCGCATATTTATGTCGCGAACTGGTTCTTTGGTGCATTTATCATTACGGTTGCAGTGCTTCACATTGTGAACTCAATGGCCGTTCCTGTTAGCTTGTTCAAGTCATACTCTATGTACAGTGGCGCGGTCGATGCCATGGTGCAATGGTGGTATGGTCACAATGCTGTAGGTTTCCTATTAACCGCAGGCTTCTTAGGTATGATGTACTACTTCGTTCCTAAGCAAGCGGGTCGTCCTGTTTACTCATATCGTTTGTCGATTGTGCACTTCTGGGCACTGATCGCACTGTACATTTGGGCAGGTCCGCACCATCTACACTACACTGCCCTGCCAGACTGGACTCAGTCGTTAGGTATGGTGATGTCACTGATCCTATTCGCACCATCTTGGGGCGGTATGATCAACGGTATCATGACCTTATCTGGCGCATGGCATAAACTGCGTACTGACCCAGTACTACGTTTCTTAGTGGTTTCTCTGTCTTTCTACGGCATGTCGACCTTCGAAGGTCCGATGATGGCTATCAAGACAGTTAACGCCTTATCTCACTACACAGACTGGACTGTCGGTCACGTTCACTCAGGCGCGCTAGGCTGGGTTGCAATGGTGTCTATCGGTTCTCTGTATCACTTGATCCCAGTACTGTTTGGTCATGGCCGTATGTACAGCATCAAGTTAGTTAACGTCCATTTCTGGTTGGCGACAATCGGTACTGTACTTTACATCGTTTCTATGTGGATTTCTGGTGTAATGCAAGGTCTGATGTGGCGTGCTGTTAACGCTGACGGTACGTTGACTTATAGCTTTGTTGAAAGTCTGGAAGCTTCTTATCCTTTCTACTTTGTACGTTTCCTCGGTGGTTGTTTCTTCTTAACCGGTATGCTGATCATGGCATACAACGTGATCCGTACTGTGAAAGCTTCTAAAGATTCATTGCCAGCACTGGCTGAAGCTAAAGCGGCTTAA